The following are from one region of the Veillonella nakazawae genome:
- a CDS encoding hydrogenase expression/formation C-terminal domain-containing protein: MIENYSNVRAVLNELRLALKNLRETGETYSIYIEKTGLTEEEQVEVLETLGRGHITINFNETDQPVEWYESQFSGIWIGTFKNGRDDSILHTVEVSKYPVVAGAYEEDMELAEEDLQSWIDAAGL; this comes from the coding sequence ATGATTGAGAATTATAGTAATGTTCGCGCTGTTTTAAATGAGTTGCGTTTAGCTCTTAAAAACTTGCGAGAAACGGGTGAGACATATTCAATTTATATTGAGAAAACAGGGCTCACAGAAGAAGAACAAGTGGAAGTATTAGAAACACTTGGCCGTGGTCATATTACGATTAACTTCAATGAAACTGATCAGCCTGTAGAGTGGTATGAATCTCAATTCTCTGGAATTTGGATTGGAACCTTTAAAAATGGCCGAGATGATTCAATTTTGCACACCGTAGAGGTTTCGAAGTATCCTGTAGTGGCTGGTGCATATGAAGAGGATATGGAGCTTGCAGAGGAAGATTTACAATCTTGGATTGATGCTGCTGGCCTATAA
- a CDS encoding glycosyltransferase family 2 protein yields MLLSIVVPVYNEEENIANFYKAVTDVMSGLTYDYELIFVDDGSSDSSAMILREIAYNDKHVKVLLLARNFGHQTALTCGLDYAHGDAVITMDGDMQHPPALIPELVRLWESGYDVVRTIRDSTEDASWAKSFTSKYYYKLMNKMADVPIVEGGSDFRLMNSKALGTLKRFREHGRFLRGIVGALGYRQAELHFVAPPRFAGVSKFSVRKMIRFALDGVTAFSRVPLRAALYVGVLCGGLSFLLILHLLYVYLTGQALNGWTTLGVSILFIGGIQLVGLGIIGEYVGRIFEEVKQRPLYWVKSAINFDEHEDAPLLGPSSADVFMAPETYTNKSKED; encoded by the coding sequence ATGTTACTTTCTATTGTAGTGCCTGTATATAACGAAGAAGAGAACATAGCGAATTTTTATAAAGCTGTAACTGATGTTATGTCAGGACTCACGTACGATTATGAACTAATCTTCGTAGACGACGGTTCTAGTGATTCGTCAGCTATGATATTGCGTGAAATTGCTTACAATGATAAACATGTCAAAGTGTTATTGCTTGCTCGTAATTTTGGGCATCAGACTGCGCTTACTTGTGGTCTTGATTATGCTCATGGAGATGCAGTTATTACAATGGACGGTGACATGCAGCATCCACCGGCTTTGATTCCTGAACTTGTTAGGTTGTGGGAGTCAGGCTATGATGTGGTGCGCACCATACGCGATTCAACTGAAGATGCTAGTTGGGCTAAATCTTTCACGTCTAAGTATTATTACAAACTAATGAACAAAATGGCCGATGTTCCTATTGTTGAAGGTGGATCTGATTTCCGTCTCATGAATAGTAAAGCATTGGGCACATTGAAACGGTTTAGAGAACATGGTCGTTTTTTGCGCGGTATTGTCGGTGCTTTGGGGTATAGACAAGCTGAGTTGCACTTTGTGGCGCCACCTCGTTTTGCTGGTGTCTCAAAGTTTAGTGTGCGTAAAATGATACGATTTGCTCTCGATGGGGTAACCGCCTTTTCAAGAGTTCCTTTACGGGCTGCCTTGTACGTCGGTGTACTATGTGGTGGGTTAAGCTTCTTGCTTATATTGCATCTTTTGTATGTATATCTTACGGGACAAGCCTTGAATGGATGGACTACCTTGGGCGTATCAATTTTGTTTATTGGTGGAATTCAACTCGTCGGACTGGGAATTATTGGCGAGTATGTAGGTCGTATTTTTGAAGAGGTGAAGCAACGGCCTTTGTATTGGGTTAAGTCAGCTATAAACTTTGATGAGCATGAAGATGCTCCATTACTTGGACCAAGTAGTGCAGATGTGTTTATGGCACCTGAGACTTATACTAACAAAAGCAAAGAAGACTAG
- a CDS encoding C40 family peptidase, giving the protein MKSKYSKVKITALTLTFVCATTAMVGATTLQYGDKGKSVTAVQQQLIKHGYNATDKNGVYGKETKWAVRLFQQDRGLPVDGIVGPATYNALMSAPRSTKAVLTQNAATKAVATKSAFTNNNATSRRVAGQSITGKNIKLNNITKNETPSSIHAILAEADKYRGVPYVFGGTTPSGFDCSGYVKYVFAKQGISLPRLADEQYNVGVEVSRANLKAGDLVFFETYEPGPSHSGIYIGDGKFISATSSRGVAVADLDTGYWGERYIGAKRVV; this is encoded by the coding sequence ATGAAGTCAAAATATAGTAAGGTTAAAATAACGGCATTAACATTAACTTTTGTGTGTGCCACAACAGCCATGGTAGGTGCAACAACATTACAATATGGTGATAAGGGCAAAAGTGTTACAGCGGTTCAACAACAACTAATTAAACACGGTTATAATGCTACAGATAAAAATGGTGTATATGGTAAAGAAACGAAATGGGCAGTTCGTCTGTTCCAACAAGATCGTGGCTTACCAGTGGACGGTATTGTAGGTCCTGCTACGTATAATGCATTGATGAGTGCTCCTCGTTCTACGAAGGCAGTATTGACTCAAAATGCTGCGACTAAAGCAGTAGCAACAAAATCCGCTTTCACAAACAACAATGCGACATCTCGTCGTGTTGCTGGTCAATCCATTACTGGCAAAAATATTAAATTAAATAATATTACGAAAAACGAAACACCAAGTAGCATTCATGCTATCTTGGCGGAAGCAGACAAATATCGCGGTGTACCATATGTATTTGGTGGTACTACACCAAGTGGTTTCGACTGCTCTGGTTACGTTAAATATGTATTTGCAAAACAAGGTATTTCTTTGCCACGTTTAGCAGATGAACAATATAACGTAGGTGTTGAGGTTTCTCGTGCGAACTTAAAAGCAGGGGATTTGGTATTCTTTGAAACATATGAACCAGGTCCATCTCACTCCGGTATTTATATTGGTGATGGCAAGTTCATCAGCGCCACTTCCAGTCGTGGTGTAGCAGTAGCAGATCTTGATACTGGCTATTGGGGTGAACGCTATATCGGCGCAAAACGCGTTGTATAA
- the alaS gene encoding alanine--tRNA ligase, which yields MKGNELRQAYLQFFESKGHLKLDSFSLIPENDPSLLLIGAGMAPLKPFFTGKLVPPCHRITTSQKCMRTGDLENVGRTARHHTFFEMLGNFSFGDYFKKEAIHWAWEFLTEVIKLDKNRLYVTVYPDDQEAYDTWHNDCGVEESHITRLEDNFWEIGEGPCGPDSEIFFDQGPEHGCDDPNCAPGCDCDRYLEIWNLVFTQFNKMPDGSYEPLQHKNIDTGAGLERLASVLQGCKTNFETDLIFPIIEATAKRAGVTYNENPNTDVSLKVIADHARAVTALISDGVLPSNEGRGYVLRRILRRAVRHGRLLGIEGIFLTPLIDVVVDILGPGIKSIAEKQDFVKRVVQNEEERFNQTLEQGLELLNSLIDTLAAEKATVVPGTEVFKLYDTYGFPWELTEEIASERGFTIDHEGFEAAMKEQRERAREARVKEDAKVATPDITFLKDEELLEDEAVTASSVLMIGKGSERLQTAADGDEITVIVRTTPFHAEGGGQLGDTGFIVGPMGKVEVHNTKRLPEGTVYHIGTVVEGSISEGDDVTLEVDTNRRAAMARNHTATHLLHAALKKVLGEHVNQAGSLVTPDYLRFDFTHFSPVTQEELDQIEALVNEEILKATDLAIAEMSMDEAKAKGAMALFGDKYGDVVRVVEVPGFSVELCGGSHVGNTAFISSFRLTSEAGIGSGVRRIEAITGRAALDAAKHDRLTIERMAGELKTKAPQVEERLHQVLAEAKETAKELEQIRKEVSAAGAADIIAGKVMIGDVAFVAAAVKASSIDELRDLADMGLDQLNGSGVVLVGAAMGDDKVNFVCKVSKDVVAKGAKAGNIVKAAAQVAGGNGGGRPDMAQAGGKEPAKLMEALKAGGEALTSMLQ from the coding sequence ATGAAGGGTAATGAACTGCGTCAAGCATACTTGCAGTTTTTTGAAAGCAAAGGACATTTAAAATTAGATAGTTTTTCTCTTATACCAGAAAACGATCCATCTCTATTATTGATTGGGGCAGGTATGGCGCCATTAAAGCCTTTCTTTACAGGTAAATTGGTACCTCCTTGTCATCGTATTACAACAAGCCAAAAATGTATGCGTACAGGTGACCTTGAAAACGTAGGTCGCACAGCTCGTCACCATACATTCTTTGAAATGCTTGGCAACTTCTCCTTTGGTGACTACTTCAAAAAAGAAGCAATTCACTGGGCATGGGAGTTCTTAACTGAAGTTATTAAACTCGATAAAAATAGATTGTATGTTACTGTATATCCAGATGACCAAGAAGCATATGATACATGGCACAATGATTGTGGCGTAGAAGAAAGTCATATTACACGCCTTGAAGATAACTTCTGGGAAATCGGTGAAGGCCCATGTGGTCCTGATAGTGAAATTTTCTTCGACCAAGGTCCTGAACATGGTTGTGATGATCCTAACTGTGCACCAGGTTGTGACTGCGATCGCTATCTTGAAATCTGGAACTTAGTATTCACTCAATTTAATAAAATGCCAGATGGTTCTTATGAACCATTGCAACATAAAAACATCGATACTGGCGCTGGCCTTGAACGATTGGCTTCCGTATTGCAAGGTTGTAAAACAAACTTTGAAACCGATTTGATTTTCCCAATTATTGAAGCTACAGCTAAACGCGCTGGTGTTACATATAACGAAAATCCAAATACTGATGTTTCTTTAAAGGTTATTGCTGACCATGCTCGTGCTGTAACTGCATTGATTTCCGATGGCGTATTGCCATCTAACGAAGGTCGTGGTTACGTATTGCGTCGTATTTTACGTCGTGCTGTACGTCATGGCCGTTTACTTGGTATTGAAGGTATCTTCTTAACACCACTTATTGATGTAGTAGTAGATATTCTTGGCCCTGGTATTAAATCCATTGCTGAGAAACAAGACTTCGTTAAACGGGTTGTACAAAACGAAGAAGAACGATTCAACCAAACCTTGGAACAAGGTCTTGAATTGTTGAATTCTTTGATTGATACACTTGCTGCTGAAAAAGCAACTGTAGTGCCTGGTACAGAAGTATTCAAATTATATGATACATACGGATTCCCTTGGGAATTAACAGAAGAAATTGCTTCTGAACGCGGCTTTACAATCGACCATGAAGGTTTTGAAGCAGCTATGAAGGAACAACGTGAACGCGCTCGTGAAGCTCGTGTAAAAGAAGATGCTAAGGTAGCAACACCTGACATCACATTCTTGAAAGACGAAGAGCTTCTTGAAGATGAAGCTGTAACTGCTTCTTCCGTATTAATGATTGGCAAAGGCTCTGAACGTTTGCAAACAGCTGCTGATGGCGATGAAATTACTGTTATCGTACGCACCACACCATTCCACGCTGAAGGGGGCGGTCAATTAGGTGATACAGGCTTTATCGTTGGCCCAATGGGTAAGGTAGAGGTTCATAATACAAAACGTTTACCTGAAGGCACTGTATACCATATCGGTACTGTTGTGGAAGGTTCCATTTCCGAAGGCGATGATGTAACGCTTGAAGTAGATACAAATCGCCGTGCTGCTATGGCTCGTAACCATACAGCAACACATTTGTTACATGCAGCATTGAAAAAGGTTCTAGGCGAGCATGTTAACCAAGCAGGTTCCTTAGTAACTCCAGATTACTTGCGTTTTGACTTCACTCACTTCTCTCCTGTAACACAAGAGGAACTTGATCAAATCGAAGCTCTTGTAAATGAAGAAATTTTAAAAGCTACAGACTTAGCTATTGCTGAAATGTCCATGGACGAAGCAAAAGCGAAAGGTGCGATGGCGCTCTTTGGCGATAAATATGGTGATGTAGTTCGCGTTGTAGAGGTTCCTGGCTTCTCCGTTGAATTATGTGGCGGTTCTCATGTAGGTAATACAGCTTTCATTAGTTCCTTCCGCTTAACATCTGAAGCAGGTATCGGTTCTGGTGTACGTCGTATTGAAGCAATTACAGGTCGCGCAGCTCTAGATGCAGCAAAACATGATCGCTTGACTATCGAACGTATGGCAGGCGAACTTAAAACTAAAGCACCTCAAGTAGAAGAACGTTTACATCAAGTATTGGCTGAAGCAAAAGAAACTGCAAAAGAATTAGAACAAATTCGCAAAGAGGTTTCTGCAGCTGGTGCGGCAGATATCATTGCTGGTAAAGTTATGATTGGCGATGTAGCATTTGTAGCGGCTGCTGTAAAAGCATCCTCTATCGATGAATTACGTGACTTAGCGGATATGGGCCTTGATCAATTAAATGGCTCTGGCGTAGTCCTCGTAGGTGCTGCTATGGGTGACGATAAGGTTAACTTTGTATGTAAAGTATCTAAAGACGTTGTTGCTAAAGGTGCAAAAGCTGGTAACATCGTAAAAGCAGCAGCTCAAGTAGCTGGTGGTAATGGCGGTGGCCGTCCAGATATGGCTCAAGCAGGTGGTAAAGAACCAGCGAAATTGATGGAAGCATTAAAAGCTGGTGGTGAAGCTTTAACATCTATGTTACAATAG
- a CDS encoding IreB family regulatory phosphoprotein: MKVSDETMLFRKVDDEPMTAEEVLTRVYQSIQEKGYNPINQILGYLISGDPAYITSYNNARSDIRRLERDDLIEELLKEYAKAKQL, from the coding sequence ATGAAGGTTTCTGATGAAACTATGTTATTCCGTAAAGTAGACGATGAACCGATGACAGCTGAAGAGGTTCTTACTCGTGTTTATCAATCTATTCAAGAAAAAGGTTACAATCCAATCAATCAAATCTTAGGGTATCTTATTTCTGGAGATCCAGCGTACATTACAAGCTATAATAATGCACGTTCTGATATCCGTCGTTTAGAGCGGGATGACTTGATTGAGGAATTGTTGAAAGAATACGCAAAGGCAAAACAACTATAA
- the ruvX gene encoding Holliday junction resolvase RuvX, with amino-acid sequence MRIMSLDVGSRTIGIACSDALLMTAQGIETIRRTSLEKDFNRLQELIAEYEVHELVVGMPKNMNGTKGERAEKTEEFVEKMKEVIDLPVSYWDERLSTVMAERQLIAADVSRKKRKSVIDKMAAVVILQGYLDRLQFNK; translated from the coding sequence ATGAGAATTATGTCATTAGATGTGGGCAGCCGTACTATCGGTATTGCCTGTAGTGATGCACTGCTCATGACAGCACAAGGTATTGAAACCATTCGTAGAACATCTCTTGAAAAAGATTTTAATCGCTTACAAGAACTCATTGCTGAATATGAAGTACATGAGCTTGTAGTAGGTATGCCGAAGAATATGAATGGTACAAAAGGTGAACGAGCTGAAAAGACTGAAGAATTCGTTGAAAAGATGAAAGAAGTCATCGATTTACCTGTTTCATATTGGGATGAGCGGTTATCTACGGTTATGGCTGAACGGCAACTCATTGCAGCTGACGTAAGTCGTAAAAAGCGTAAATCCGTTATTGATAAAATGGCAGCGGTTGTAATTTTGCAAGGATACTTAGATCGCTTGCAGTTCAATAAATAA
- a CDS encoding DUF1292 domain-containing protein: MVDQNFEGEVYYLEFEDENGNKQYFTEDVVLNHEGREYAVLVHVQDEEADHEGQDDTYMILASIEKNEEGVEVYVPLDEEDEVFETLVKLYEEMEDGE, translated from the coding sequence ATGGTTGACCAAAACTTTGAAGGTGAAGTGTATTATTTAGAATTCGAAGACGAAAACGGCAATAAACAATACTTCACAGAAGATGTTGTTCTAAACCATGAAGGTCGTGAGTATGCAGTTCTTGTACATGTACAAGACGAAGAGGCAGACCACGAAGGTCAAGATGACACATACATGATCTTGGCTAGCATCGAAAAAAATGAAGAAGGCGTAGAAGTATACGTACCTTTAGATGAAGAAGATGAAGTTTTTGAGACTCTAGTAAAATTGTATGAAGAAATGGAAGATGGCGAGTAG
- the mltG gene encoding endolytic transglycosylase MltG, translated as MRKALRYILILIIVGVLIIAGGLGAIYLVPNTFAQDDGTQVLVIEKGQTGTEIADMLYERGLIRSTQGFKLWLYLSGTNDKLQTGHYQIPNKVTVRELISLLQEGHVESIRVTIPEGYTVGDIAIVLEKNQIMKAKDFLAEAKTFVPYPYMKGTRPATYPVEGFLFPSTYEIPVGATPREVIQMMADEMNRYLTPAVKKQIQAQHMSIHDFVTLASIVERESLFDADRPTIAGVFKKRLAHGIPLQSDATISYVLGYAKEDVTIGDTQLQSPYNTYVSKGLPPGPIANPGKKALDAVLHSEDTDYLYFVADKDGHNHFSKTYEEHLAEVHKIYGNDTATSSNTEAAVQAGPNYDVAVATTEPNYNYSSEEAVEADSQYVNVEPTYKYTPTTVPAAEIPAPTPAPQAPAQSAPATQSSSSNSYVPTTTPAPESMQNVVPSTQQVPHIEVKPAESVDRSTLVVPSGNSNK; from the coding sequence GTGAGAAAAGCCTTAAGATATATTTTAATCCTTATTATTGTAGGCGTATTAATCATCGCAGGTGGTTTGGGAGCGATTTATTTAGTGCCAAATACCTTTGCGCAAGATGATGGTACACAGGTACTTGTCATCGAAAAGGGGCAGACTGGTACTGAAATTGCAGACATGCTCTATGAACGAGGTCTTATTCGTTCCACACAAGGATTTAAGCTTTGGTTATATTTGAGCGGTACCAATGATAAACTTCAAACTGGTCACTATCAAATTCCTAACAAGGTAACTGTGCGAGAACTCATTTCTTTATTACAAGAAGGTCATGTAGAATCTATTCGTGTTACAATTCCTGAAGGATACACAGTTGGTGATATAGCTATCGTTCTTGAAAAAAATCAAATTATGAAGGCAAAGGATTTCTTAGCAGAAGCAAAGACCTTTGTACCATATCCATATATGAAAGGTACAAGACCTGCTACATATCCGGTAGAGGGCTTCTTATTCCCAAGTACTTATGAAATTCCAGTAGGTGCAACGCCACGTGAAGTGATTCAAATGATGGCTGACGAAATGAATCGTTACCTCACACCGGCTGTGAAGAAACAAATTCAAGCTCAACACATGAGTATTCATGACTTTGTAACATTGGCATCCATTGTTGAACGTGAATCTTTATTTGATGCAGATCGTCCAACAATTGCAGGGGTATTTAAAAAACGGTTAGCCCATGGTATTCCATTGCAATCTGATGCGACAATTTCCTATGTACTAGGTTATGCAAAAGAAGATGTAACTATTGGTGATACACAATTACAAAGCCCTTACAATACATATGTATCCAAAGGTTTGCCACCTGGTCCAATTGCGAACCCTGGTAAAAAAGCATTAGATGCAGTCTTGCATTCTGAAGATACAGATTATTTATACTTTGTAGCAGATAAAGATGGACATAACCACTTCTCTAAAACATATGAAGAACATTTGGCGGAAGTTCATAAAATCTATGGTAATGATACGGCTACATCCTCTAATACAGAGGCCGCAGTACAAGCTGGTCCTAACTATGACGTGGCCGTGGCAACGACAGAGCCTAACTACAATTACAGCTCTGAAGAAGCGGTGGAAGCAGATTCTCAATATGTTAATGTGGAACCTACGTACAAATATACACCAACAACGGTTCCAGCTGCTGAAATTCCAGCACCAACACCAGCTCCACAAGCACCAGCTCAATCTGCACCAGCAACTCAATCATCTAGCTCTAACTCTTATGTGCCGACTACAACACCTGCTCCAGAATCTATGCAAAATGTTGTACCAAGTACACAACAAGTACCTCATATTGAAGTAAAGCCAGCTGAATCTGTGGATCGTTCTACGTTGGTAGTTCCTAGTGGTAATAGCAATAAATAA
- a CDS encoding O-methyltransferase, with translation MTLNDILNEQRIYAMINDVPILRESEVHLFEELIGLYRPTSVLEVGTAIGYSALLMAPLLDKEEGHITSIELDDVRHEMAKYYINQSDYADTIILLKGDASQVLTELTGEYDLVFLDGPKGQYLKQLELILPHVKEGGVILADNVLFRGYVRGDKEPPKRFKTIVKRLKEYLTYVENKELFNTTIYPMGDGMSVSVWKGHNK, from the coding sequence ATGACATTAAATGATATTTTAAATGAACAGCGTATTTACGCGATGATTAATGATGTACCGATTCTACGAGAATCTGAGGTTCATCTCTTTGAAGAATTAATAGGTTTGTACCGGCCCACCTCTGTGTTAGAGGTGGGCACCGCCATTGGTTACTCTGCTTTGTTGATGGCTCCGCTACTCGATAAAGAGGAGGGACATATTACATCTATTGAACTAGATGATGTGCGTCACGAAATGGCGAAATATTATATTAACCAATCTGATTATGCCGATACAATTATATTGCTGAAAGGCGATGCGTCTCAAGTCTTAACGGAACTCACCGGTGAATATGATCTAGTATTTTTAGATGGTCCCAAAGGACAATATCTTAAACAATTAGAACTCATTTTGCCTCATGTGAAAGAAGGAGGCGTTATCCTTGCAGACAATGTACTTTTTAGAGGCTATGTAAGAGGCGATAAGGAGCCGCCAAAACGGTTTAAGACTATCGTAAAACGGTTAAAGGAATACTTAACGTATGTTGAAAATAAAGAATTGTTTAACACCACCATCTATCCAATGGGTGATGGTATGAGTGTGAGTGTGTGGAAAGGGCACAACAAATAA
- a CDS encoding peptidase U32 family protein, translating into MAEHFMELLCPAGNMDKLKMAIRYGADAVYCAGKRFGLRAGNSNFSDEELKEAVEFVHAHGKKLHVTCNIIPHNEDFEGLEDYLKFLESIGVDAIIVADMGIFSLAKRVAPGLELHVSTQASTTNWHTVQMWKELGATRVVAAREVSLADLKEMKDNVDIEIESFVHGSMCISYSGRCLLSNYMTGNRDANRGQCSQSCRWKYSLVESNRPGEYYPIEEDEHGTYIFNSKDLCLIHRIPDLYEAGIDSLKIEGRMKSVHYCATVAKVYRTAIDTYLKEGKDWYVRPEWIAELEKISHRPYTDGFAEGRPDETAQNYGKSTNTQSHDFIGLVMGYNEEEKYVDLEQRNNFKVGDKVEFCQPKGDLVETVIEKMTDEDGNPIDVAPHAQMKVRIYMDTPLEPYSMMRRECKLKEA; encoded by the coding sequence ATGGCAGAACATTTTATGGAATTGCTTTGTCCAGCCGGTAATATGGACAAGCTTAAAATGGCGATTCGCTATGGTGCGGATGCTGTATATTGTGCAGGCAAACGTTTTGGCTTGCGCGCAGGTAACTCTAATTTCTCCGACGAGGAATTAAAGGAAGCTGTAGAATTCGTACATGCTCATGGTAAAAAACTCCATGTTACATGTAATATCATTCCTCATAATGAGGACTTTGAAGGTTTAGAGGACTATTTGAAATTCCTTGAAAGCATCGGCGTTGATGCAATCATCGTAGCCGATATGGGTATCTTTAGCCTTGCTAAACGCGTGGCTCCAGGCCTTGAGCTTCACGTAAGTACACAAGCATCTACAACAAACTGGCATACAGTGCAAATGTGGAAAGAACTGGGGGCTACACGCGTCGTAGCGGCTCGCGAAGTATCCTTAGCAGACCTTAAAGAAATGAAGGATAATGTAGATATCGAAATCGAATCCTTCGTACATGGTTCCATGTGTATTTCTTACTCTGGTCGTTGCCTTTTGTCTAACTACATGACAGGCAACCGTGATGCGAACCGCGGTCAATGTTCTCAATCTTGCCGTTGGAAATATTCCCTTGTTGAATCCAACCGACCTGGTGAATATTATCCAATTGAAGAAGATGAGCATGGCACATATATCTTTAACTCTAAAGACTTGTGCTTGATTCACCGCATTCCTGATTTATATGAAGCTGGTATTGATAGCCTTAAAATTGAAGGACGTATGAAATCCGTTCACTATTGTGCAACAGTAGCAAAGGTATATCGTACAGCTATCGATACTTATCTTAAAGAAGGTAAAGATTGGTATGTTCGTCCAGAATGGATTGCAGAATTAGAAAAAATTTCTCACCGTCCATATACTGATGGCTTTGCAGAAGGTCGTCCTGATGAAACAGCTCAAAACTATGGTAAATCTACCAATACACAAAGCCATGACTTCATCGGTTTAGTTATGGGCTACAACGAAGAAGAAAAATACGTTGATCTTGAACAACGTAATAACTTCAAGGTAGGAGATAAAGTAGAATTCTGCCAACCTAAAGGGGACCTTGTGGAAACTGTAATTGAAAAAATGACAGACGAAGATGGTAACCCAATCGACGTAGCGCCTCATGCGCAAATGAAAGTGCGTATCTACATGGATACACCACTTGAGCCATATTCTATGATGCGCCGTGAGTGCAAACTAAAAGAAGCTTAG
- a CDS encoding DUF4911 domain-containing protein produces MSGTSLEPSKSIGAFTDVPDLATSGEEAYVYFHLEPKHTNYINRIIEGYEYLGVMTSIDVNGRCMLRCTPSIRPLAIELLSSLSDYVTIED; encoded by the coding sequence ATGAGTGGTACATCTTTAGAACCGAGTAAATCTATCGGTGCATTTACTGATGTACCAGATTTAGCAACCTCTGGGGAAGAGGCGTATGTGTACTTTCATCTTGAACCGAAGCATACGAACTATATCAATCGCATCATTGAAGGCTATGAATACTTAGGGGTTATGACATCTATTGATGTAAATGGACGTTGTATGCTAAGGTGTACACCTTCAATACGGCCCTTGGCTATTGAATTATTAAGTAGTCTATCGGATTATGTCACTATCGAGGATTAA